Proteins from one Brevibacillus humidisoli genomic window:
- a CDS encoding galactose ABC transporter substrate-binding protein: protein MKKAVSLLLIGSLAALVGCSSSTGTSGSGGDQSGGGTASSNLTIGVAIYKFDDTFMTGVRNAIEDAAKDKVAVEIVDSQNSQPTQNDKVDLFITKQVNALAINPVDRTAAGVIIDKAKQANIPVVFFNREPLEEDMQKWDKVYYVGARAEESGTISGQLIVDYWKAHPEADKNKDGVLQYVMLKGEPGHQDAELRTKYSVQAIEDAGIKVEKVAEDTAMWDRVKGQEKMAAFLTSAGDKIEAVLANNDDMALGAIEALKAAGYFQDDKYMPVVGVDATAPALKALEEGTMLGTVLNDAKNQGQATLNIAHVLAQGQTPNKENTGYEIVDGKYVWIPYKKITKENMADAQ, encoded by the coding sequence GTGAAAAAAGCAGTTTCTCTATTGCTCATCGGATCACTGGCCGCACTGGTCGGGTGCTCAAGCTCCACAGGTACGAGCGGCAGCGGAGGAGACCAGTCGGGGGGAGGAACAGCATCATCAAACCTCACGATTGGCGTCGCGATTTACAAGTTTGACGACACGTTTATGACCGGTGTCCGCAATGCGATTGAGGATGCGGCAAAGGACAAGGTGGCAGTGGAGATCGTCGACAGTCAAAATTCTCAACCTACACAAAATGACAAAGTGGATCTGTTTATTACCAAGCAGGTAAATGCACTGGCCATCAACCCGGTCGACCGCACGGCAGCCGGTGTGATCATCGACAAAGCCAAACAGGCGAACATCCCTGTTGTCTTCTTCAACCGGGAGCCGTTGGAGGAAGACATGCAGAAATGGGACAAAGTTTATTACGTTGGGGCAAGAGCCGAGGAGTCGGGTACAATCTCCGGCCAATTGATTGTGGACTACTGGAAAGCGCATCCGGAAGCGGATAAGAATAAAGACGGCGTACTGCAGTACGTCATGTTGAAAGGAGAGCCTGGTCACCAGGACGCTGAGCTTCGCACCAAATATTCGGTGCAGGCGATTGAAGACGCCGGGATCAAAGTGGAAAAAGTAGCGGAGGACACTGCGATGTGGGACCGCGTCAAGGGGCAGGAAAAAATGGCGGCGTTCCTCACTTCGGCAGGCGATAAGATTGAGGCCGTACTGGCCAACAACGATGACATGGCCCTTGGAGCAATCGAGGCGCTAAAGGCTGCGGGTTACTTCCAAGATGACAAGTATATGCCGGTTGTCGGCGTTGATGCGACAGCCCCGGCACTCAAGGCTTTGGAGGAAGGAACGATGTTGGGCACCGTGCTAAATGACGCCAAGAATCAAGGACAGGCAACGCTAAATATCGCTCACGTATTGGCACAGGGACAAACCCCCAACAAAGAAAACACCGGTTATGAGATTGTCGATGGCAAGTACGTGTGGATTCCGTATAAAAAGATCACGAAGGAAAATATGGCTGACGCCCAATAA
- a CDS encoding nitrate/nitrite transporter, translated as MDLAGFRKSGHWPSLLSAFLYFDVSFMVWVLLGALSVFIAQDLQLTATQKGLMVAIPILGGSIFRILFGLLSDRIGPKRTGVIGICLTLVPLLLLWLSARSLPELYAYGFLLGIAGASFAVALPMASRWYPPQYQGLALGIAGAGNSGTLLATLFAPRLAEYFGGWQPVFGLAILPLLLVLLVFVLMGKDAPGKPAPISLSGYLDVLRWRDTWLFNYFYFITFGGFVGMSSFLPIFFHDVYGISSVRAGDFVTLCVLAGSFFRPIGGWIADRLGGVRVLIVMFLLITLLLGTASLLLPFLAELVCLFLLMACFGLGNGVVFQLVPQRFSAQIGIITGIVGACGGVGGFFLPSLLGLMRDLTGTYAVGLTVLTGIVAAALLTMMVVGERWQRQLVVPSRKFESAT; from the coding sequence ATGGATCTTGCTGGTTTTCGAAAGAGTGGTCACTGGCCTAGTTTGTTGTCAGCTTTTCTCTATTTTGATGTCAGCTTTATGGTTTGGGTGTTGTTGGGAGCGCTTAGTGTGTTTATTGCTCAGGACCTTCAACTGACGGCCACACAAAAAGGGTTGATGGTGGCGATCCCGATCCTGGGTGGTTCCATCTTTCGCATTTTGTTCGGGCTCTTGTCCGACAGGATCGGTCCCAAGCGTACAGGCGTGATCGGAATCTGTCTGACACTGGTGCCGCTTTTGCTGCTTTGGTTGTCCGCTCGTTCGCTTCCGGAGCTTTATGCCTACGGTTTTCTCCTGGGGATTGCCGGTGCCAGTTTTGCCGTGGCGTTGCCGATGGCAAGCCGCTGGTATCCTCCCCAGTATCAGGGATTGGCTTTGGGCATCGCGGGCGCGGGGAATAGCGGGACGCTGCTGGCTACCTTGTTCGCTCCGCGACTAGCCGAATATTTTGGCGGATGGCAGCCCGTTTTTGGTTTGGCGATTCTGCCGTTGCTGCTGGTCCTCTTGGTCTTTGTGCTGATGGGCAAAGATGCCCCAGGCAAGCCTGCGCCCATTTCGTTGTCTGGGTACCTGGATGTATTGCGCTGGAGAGATACATGGCTGTTTAACTATTTCTATTTCATTACGTTTGGCGGATTCGTCGGCATGTCCAGCTTTTTGCCGATCTTTTTCCACGACGTGTACGGCATAAGCAGTGTGCGTGCAGGAGATTTTGTGACACTTTGCGTGCTGGCGGGCAGCTTCTTCCGCCCGATTGGCGGATGGATTGCCGATAGACTGGGCGGTGTACGGGTGCTGATTGTCATGTTTTTGCTGATCACCCTCCTGCTCGGTACAGCTTCCCTGCTGCTCCCGTTTTTGGCGGAGTTGGTTTGTTTGTTCCTGTTGATGGCTTGTTTTGGACTGGGAAACGGGGTGGTGTTCCAACTTGTTCCGCAACGATTTTCAGCCCAAATCGGTATCATCACCGGAATTGTAGGCGCCTGCGGGGGAGTGGGAGGGTTTTTCCTGCCATCGCTGCTGGGGCTGATGCGGGATTTGACCGGAACATACGCGGTTGGATTAACCGTACTGACCGGTATCGTTGCAGCGGCTCTGCTGACCATGATGGTCGTCGGGGAACGGTGGCAGCGGCAGCTGGTAGTTCCCTCGCGCAAGTTTGAATCGGCTACTTAA
- a CDS encoding anthranilate phosphoribosyltransferase, with product MFELLKEVGRGKRGAKDLTYDQAAMAAEMFLNGTATTAQISAFLMAERIKTESVEEILAFIDVYRRDAFLYPMPTSLDCAGPYDGRRASFLVTLPAAFVLSACGLPVTLHSSPSLPPKWGVTLLDVMRLLHIPFENKKALCLAAAESGVLFIPTEDWCPALHRLRPLRMEIGVRTLFNTVEKLLRLSDPSSVTVGVFHGTALEKAAQLLIRLGIKRGIVVQGMEGSEDVTVSRRTRTLLIQEGHSEPYMVEPALLGLQTELPDVIWTAERQLQTTIAVLNGEAEQAYHNLVLLNSALRLWGAGHADTLAEGVEMASHALDAGLALEQYHRWLNTVCTGSSRPTHLS from the coding sequence ATGTTCGAATTGCTGAAAGAAGTGGGCCGTGGCAAACGGGGAGCGAAAGACTTAACCTATGACCAGGCTGCTATGGCTGCGGAGATGTTTCTCAACGGCACGGCGACAACAGCACAAATCAGCGCATTCTTGATGGCAGAGCGGATCAAGACGGAATCGGTAGAGGAGATATTGGCGTTTATCGATGTGTATCGACGAGATGCTTTTCTGTATCCGATGCCGACCAGTCTCGACTGTGCCGGTCCTTATGACGGACGTCGGGCATCGTTTCTGGTTACGCTGCCGGCTGCCTTCGTGCTAAGTGCCTGCGGCCTGCCGGTCACGCTTCACAGTAGTCCATCCCTCCCACCCAAGTGGGGAGTGACCCTGTTGGATGTGATGCGGCTGCTCCACATCCCGTTTGAAAACAAGAAGGCTCTCTGCCTGGCCGCTGCCGAAAGTGGAGTGCTGTTCATCCCTACGGAGGACTGGTGTCCCGCTTTGCATCGGCTTCGTCCTCTACGGATGGAGATTGGCGTGCGGACCCTGTTCAATACGGTGGAGAAGCTGCTGCGCCTCTCTGATCCGTCCTCTGTGACTGTAGGCGTATTTCACGGCACAGCTTTGGAAAAAGCCGCACAGCTGCTGATCAGGCTGGGGATAAAAAGAGGGATCGTCGTTCAGGGCATGGAAGGATCAGAAGACGTAACCGTTAGCAGACGGACCCGTACCCTGCTCATCCAGGAGGGGCATAGCGAGCCGTATATGGTTGAACCGGCACTGCTCGGCTTGCAGACTGAGCTCCCGGACGTGATCTGGACTGCGGAACGTCAACTGCAAACGACGATAGCGGTTTTGAACGGAGAAGCAGAGCAAGCTTATCACAACCTGGTACTGCTCAACAGCGCCCTGCGCCTCTGGGGTGCCGGACACGCCGACACACTGGCTGAAGGGGTAGAGATGGCCAGCCATGCCCTTGATGCAGGCCTGGCTTTGGAACAATACCACCGATGGCTGAATACCGTTTGTACGGGGTCAAGTCGGCCGACTCACCTCTCGTGA
- the nirD gene encoding nitrite reductase small subunit NirD: MKRYVIGQLSEIPQQVGKVVRLGSLEIALFRLSDGEIHALENRCPHKGGKLAEGIVSGPFVYCPLHDWKICVEDGWVQAPDRGCVRSFPVQIVGQQVIIELPEEAKHVS, encoded by the coding sequence ATGAAGCGTTATGTGATTGGACAACTGAGTGAGATTCCCCAACAGGTGGGGAAAGTGGTTCGTCTCGGAAGCCTGGAGATTGCGCTGTTTCGCTTGTCAGACGGCGAGATTCACGCCCTGGAAAACCGCTGTCCGCATAAAGGCGGAAAGCTGGCGGAAGGGATTGTCAGCGGACCGTTTGTATACTGTCCGCTGCATGACTGGAAAATCTGTGTAGAGGATGGATGGGTCCAAGCGCCTGATCGCGGATGTGTTCGTTCGTTTCCGGTACAGATTGTGGGGCAACAGGTGATCATCGAACTGCCGGAAGAAGCGAAACATGTCTCATAA
- a CDS encoding sugar ABC transporter ATP-binding protein, with translation MTDSEYILEMNHISKEFPGVKALDDVTLKVRPGTVHALMGENGAGKSTLMKCLFGIYKPDAGEIILNGSKVEINSSIDALQHRISMIHQELHPVPHRSVMENIWLGRFPMRGIGPLRFVDEKKMYHDTVKLFTELEMDIDPTTLVNSLSVSKIQSLEIAKAVSFDSRVIVMDEPTSSLTGNEVEQLFTIIHQLKSRGVAIIYISHKMEEILRISDEVTIMRDGKLIGTWDASELTTDLIISRMVGRDLSQRFPERSNTPGDVIMRVENLTSPIPKSFQEVSFELRRGEILGIGGLVGAQRTELVEAIFGLRSVARGNIYIDGKQVHIKSPKDAKKQKIALLTEERRVTGIFPVLPVLENSVVANLARYETRYLLLDEKKRKDAAQQSVEQLRVKTPSLKTLIKNLSGGNQQKVLLARWLLTEPDILLLDEPTRGIDVGAKYEIYSLIADLAKQGKSIIMISSEMPELLGMSDRIMVMCEGRVSGIIEGQNATEEEIMRLATRHFG, from the coding sequence ATGACGGACAGTGAATACATTCTGGAGATGAATCACATTAGCAAAGAGTTTCCAGGGGTGAAAGCACTCGATGACGTAACGCTGAAAGTGCGCCCAGGAACAGTACATGCTTTGATGGGTGAGAACGGAGCCGGGAAGTCTACGCTGATGAAATGTCTATTTGGCATTTATAAACCCGACGCCGGTGAAATCATCTTGAACGGAAGCAAGGTTGAAATCAACAGTTCTATCGACGCCTTGCAACATCGTATCTCCATGATTCATCAGGAGCTTCATCCCGTTCCGCATCGAAGTGTGATGGAAAACATTTGGCTGGGCCGCTTCCCGATGAGAGGGATAGGACCGCTTCGCTTTGTAGATGAAAAAAAAATGTATCACGACACGGTAAAGCTGTTTACAGAACTGGAAATGGACATTGACCCGACAACACTCGTGAACAGCCTCTCCGTCTCCAAAATACAGTCTCTGGAGATTGCAAAGGCGGTATCTTTTGATTCTAGGGTGATCGTGATGGATGAGCCGACCTCTTCGCTCACCGGGAATGAAGTGGAGCAGCTTTTTACGATTATTCATCAGTTGAAAAGCAGAGGAGTGGCGATCATCTACATCTCACACAAGATGGAGGAGATCCTGCGCATATCCGATGAGGTTACGATCATGCGCGATGGCAAGCTGATCGGCACATGGGATGCCTCGGAGCTCACGACGGATCTGATTATCTCCAGGATGGTGGGACGAGATCTTTCACAGAGGTTCCCGGAACGGAGCAATACTCCGGGAGACGTGATCATGAGGGTGGAAAACCTCACCTCTCCGATCCCTAAATCATTCCAGGAGGTTTCCTTTGAACTGCGTCGAGGCGAGATACTGGGGATAGGCGGACTGGTCGGCGCACAGCGCACGGAACTGGTGGAAGCGATCTTCGGCCTGAGGTCAGTGGCGAGAGGGAACATCTACATCGATGGAAAACAGGTGCACATCAAATCACCGAAGGACGCCAAGAAACAGAAAATTGCCCTGTTAACGGAAGAACGGCGGGTAACCGGTATCTTTCCGGTGCTGCCGGTCTTGGAAAATTCGGTAGTGGCGAACCTTGCACGATACGAGACCCGTTATCTACTGCTGGATGAAAAAAAGCGAAAAGATGCAGCACAGCAAAGCGTGGAGCAGCTGCGAGTAAAAACCCCTTCGCTAAAAACACTGATCAAAAACTTGTCAGGAGGCAACCAGCAAAAGGTACTGCTGGCCAGATGGCTGCTGACCGAACCGGACATCTTGCTGCTCGATGAACCGACACGCGGTATTGACGTCGGGGCCAAGTATGAGATCTACTCGCTGATTGCCGATCTGGCCAAGCAAGGAAAAAGTATCATCATGATCTCTTCTGAAATGCCGGAATTGTTGGGCATGTCCGATCGCATCATGGTGATGTGTGAGGGACGGGTTTCAGGGATCATCGAAGGGCAAAACGCAACGGAAGAAGAGATCATGCGTCTTGCCACCAGACATTTCGGATGA
- the nasC gene encoding assimilatory nitrate reductase catalytic subunit NasC — translation MRDDLYSHFRKLNQTYTVVHTSPSQCPYCSMQCTMLVHQERSPFTTRHVVSANKEDPVVHGKMCVKGIEAHVPAFDKSRLTTPLLRQNGQLVPVSWSEAMNWFATKVGALQQSGGTDAVGVYGGGSLTNEESYLLGKFARVALRTRFIDYNGRFCMSSAATAANLTFGIDRGLTNPLSDIPLAQCLILAGTNIADCQPTMMPYLRKAKANGAFIIAIDPRVTGTTRLADLHIQVKPGADAALVDGMLKVMLDEGLVDWSFVKNHTRGAKELIEHLATVRLDRVAEWTGVPEEQIVTAARAYGQAETGMVFTARGVEQHVNGVSNVRNLLNLVLLSGKIGKPGCGYGAVTGQGNGQGGREHGQKADQLPGYRLIEHPEHRRHIADIWGIKEAELPRKGVSAYEMFAAMQEKKLRGLIVMSSNPVVSAPNAHKVEEALRSLDLLVVVDMFLSETAELADLVLPAASHLEDEGTMTTLEGRVTLRTAAAIPPGLAKCDWQIIGLMAEALGKGSGFRFTKAEEIFNELRRASQGGLADYAGISYQRIQREKGVFWPCGSEEYPGIERLFEDGRFFHSDGKAVLYPAAHLLPLESPDADYPLTLTTGRVMHHYLSGTQTRRTPALLAKVPEPYLQIHPKTAKRVGLSDGAPARVMSRRGEIVLSVKVSQHIRPDTVFVPFHWGKEQCINRLTLPELDPQSRMPSFKACAIRVEPVAGKVCNQSDTLHGEERMLDEQAETCVGR, via the coding sequence ATGCGAGATGATTTATACAGCCATTTTCGCAAGTTGAATCAGACGTATACCGTCGTGCACACCAGTCCATCCCAGTGCCCTTACTGCAGTATGCAGTGCACGATGTTGGTGCATCAGGAGCGTTCCCCGTTTACGACTCGTCACGTGGTGTCAGCCAATAAGGAAGATCCCGTCGTCCATGGAAAGATGTGCGTAAAAGGAATAGAGGCGCACGTGCCAGCGTTTGATAAAAGCCGCTTAACAACACCGTTGCTGCGACAGAACGGTCAACTGGTGCCTGTTTCCTGGTCGGAGGCCATGAACTGGTTCGCGACAAAAGTTGGCGCACTGCAGCAGTCGGGCGGTACCGATGCAGTAGGTGTCTACGGTGGCGGTTCCCTGACTAATGAGGAAAGCTATCTGCTTGGAAAATTTGCACGGGTTGCGCTGCGAACTCGCTTTATTGATTACAATGGGAGGTTTTGCATGTCGTCGGCGGCAACTGCGGCGAATCTCACGTTCGGCATCGACAGGGGACTGACCAATCCGCTCTCCGATATCCCGCTGGCTCAATGTCTGATCCTGGCCGGGACAAACATCGCTGACTGTCAGCCGACGATGATGCCGTATTTGCGCAAAGCAAAGGCAAACGGTGCCTTTATCATCGCCATCGACCCGCGCGTCACAGGTACGACCAGACTTGCCGATCTTCATATCCAGGTAAAGCCGGGAGCAGATGCAGCACTGGTTGACGGGATGCTGAAAGTGATGCTGGATGAAGGACTTGTCGACTGGTCATTTGTCAAGAACCACACGCGGGGAGCCAAGGAACTGATCGAGCACTTGGCGACGGTACGCCTGGATCGAGTGGCGGAATGGACAGGAGTGCCTGAGGAGCAGATCGTGACAGCTGCCCGCGCCTACGGCCAGGCGGAAACAGGAATGGTATTTACCGCTCGGGGAGTGGAGCAGCACGTAAATGGTGTGTCCAATGTACGCAACTTGCTCAACCTGGTACTGCTCAGCGGAAAAATCGGAAAACCTGGCTGTGGGTATGGGGCGGTTACCGGACAAGGCAACGGTCAAGGGGGGCGTGAGCATGGCCAAAAGGCTGACCAGCTGCCTGGCTACCGTTTGATCGAACATCCGGAGCACCGGCGCCACATCGCCGACATCTGGGGGATCAAAGAGGCAGAGCTGCCGCGCAAGGGAGTTTCCGCCTATGAGATGTTTGCAGCGATGCAGGAAAAGAAACTGCGCGGTCTGATTGTCATGTCGTCCAACCCGGTCGTGTCTGCTCCAAATGCGCACAAAGTGGAAGAAGCCCTGCGCAGCCTTGATCTGCTGGTAGTTGTTGACATGTTTCTGTCTGAAACTGCCGAGCTGGCCGATCTCGTGCTGCCTGCAGCCTCCCATCTGGAAGATGAAGGCACGATGACCACGTTGGAGGGGCGGGTTACCCTGCGCACAGCTGCTGCCATTCCCCCTGGACTGGCCAAGTGCGACTGGCAGATCATCGGGCTGATGGCGGAAGCGCTTGGTAAGGGAAGTGGGTTTCGGTTTACGAAAGCGGAGGAGATTTTTAACGAACTGCGGCGGGCCAGTCAGGGCGGTCTTGCCGATTATGCTGGGATCAGCTATCAGCGCATCCAGCGCGAAAAAGGGGTGTTTTGGCCTTGCGGAAGCGAAGAATACCCTGGCATAGAGCGGTTGTTTGAAGATGGGCGGTTTTTCCACTCGGATGGAAAGGCGGTTCTCTACCCTGCAGCACACCTGCTGCCCCTGGAATCGCCCGATGCTGACTACCCGCTAACCTTAACGACGGGACGCGTGATGCATCACTATCTGTCAGGGACACAAACGCGCAGAACACCAGCCTTGCTTGCGAAGGTGCCAGAGCCCTATTTGCAGATTCACCCGAAAACAGCCAAACGTGTTGGGCTAAGCGATGGGGCACCGGCACGAGTGATGTCCAGGCGTGGTGAAATCGTGTTGAGCGTAAAGGTATCACAACACATTCGACCCGATACCGTATTTGTACCTTTTCACTGGGGGAAGGAACAGTGCATCAACAGATTAACTCTGCCTGAGTTGGATCCCCAGTCCCGCATGCCCTCTTTCAAGGCCTGCGCTATACGCGTAGAGCCGGTTGCCGGGAAGGTTTGCAACCAGTCTGACACGTTACACGGAGAGGAGAGAATGTTAGATGAACAAGCGGAAACTTGTGTTGGTCGGTAA
- a CDS encoding FAD-dependent oxidoreductase → MNKRKLVLVGNGMAGINVIEHVMKLAREQFEITVIGKEPHPNYNRILLSSVLAGDANMADIVLNDWDWYKQHGIRLHTGTAVTDVDTDKQVVVTDTGLVVPYDGLILATGSLPFMLPVPGVDLEGVIAFRDIKDCETMIEAAKSYQNAVVIGGGLLGLEAARGLLNLKMNVSVVHIYDTLMERQLDRTAAEMLKTELERQGMNFLLEKQTERIIGDRRVAAVEFTDGTRVEADLVVMAVGIRPNATLAKESGITVNRGIVVDEFMRTSAPHVYAVGECAEHRGVVYGLVAPLQEQGAVLAKHLCQVPTEPYQGSVVATKLKVSGVDVHLTHTREVMHVLGWSNPEGCSKCRPAVNYYLGMVWPEQYEDERESRFVNERLHANIQNDGTYSVVPRMYGGVTSAAELKRIAEVAEKYQVRMIKLTGGQRIDLLGVSKEDLPNIWSELGMPSGYAYGKAIRTVKTCVGSDFCRFGTQNSIQLGIDIEKNFERLQTPAKVKMAVSACPRNCAESGIKDLGVVGVDGGWEIYVGGNGGVKLRAADLLCKVKTTAEVLDIAGAYLQYYRETGKYGERTSEWVERLGLESIRNAVVEDHEQRTQLLARIEVALAQWSDPWQEVISSESIRSRFYQGTEVTSHS, encoded by the coding sequence ATGAACAAGCGGAAACTTGTGTTGGTCGGTAATGGCATGGCTGGCATCAATGTGATTGAACATGTCATGAAGCTGGCCAGAGAGCAGTTTGAGATCACCGTGATTGGTAAGGAACCGCATCCCAATTACAATCGCATCCTGCTCTCTTCTGTCCTGGCGGGGGATGCCAATATGGCCGATATCGTGCTAAATGATTGGGACTGGTACAAACAGCACGGAATCCGTTTGCATACAGGGACTGCCGTAACCGATGTGGACACGGATAAACAGGTGGTCGTGACCGACACAGGACTGGTAGTGCCCTACGATGGATTGATTCTGGCCACCGGCTCCCTGCCGTTTATGCTGCCGGTGCCAGGAGTGGACCTGGAGGGAGTGATCGCCTTTCGTGACATCAAAGACTGCGAGACGATGATCGAGGCCGCGAAATCATATCAAAACGCAGTCGTAATCGGCGGCGGCCTGCTCGGTTTGGAGGCGGCGCGCGGATTACTGAATCTAAAGATGAATGTCTCCGTCGTGCATATCTATGACACGCTGATGGAACGCCAGCTGGACCGGACGGCAGCAGAGATGCTGAAAACGGAGCTGGAACGTCAGGGAATGAACTTTTTGCTGGAGAAACAGACCGAACGGATCATCGGTGACAGAAGGGTCGCAGCCGTGGAGTTCACTGATGGGACCCGGGTTGAGGCCGATCTGGTCGTGATGGCCGTGGGCATCCGGCCCAATGCAACTCTCGCCAAAGAGAGTGGAATCACCGTTAACCGCGGCATCGTCGTCGATGAATTCATGCGGACGAGTGCCCCTCATGTGTATGCCGTAGGCGAGTGCGCCGAGCATAGAGGCGTGGTGTACGGATTAGTCGCTCCCCTCCAAGAGCAGGGGGCGGTGCTGGCCAAGCATCTCTGTCAGGTACCAACCGAACCCTATCAGGGCTCGGTCGTCGCCACCAAGCTGAAGGTATCGGGTGTTGACGTACACTTGACACATACGCGCGAAGTGATGCATGTGCTTGGCTGGTCAAATCCCGAAGGATGCTCTAAATGCAGACCAGCTGTAAACTACTATCTCGGGATGGTCTGGCCAGAGCAGTATGAGGATGAGCGGGAATCCCGGTTCGTCAATGAACGACTGCACGCTAATATTCAGAATGACGGAACTTACTCTGTCGTGCCCCGGATGTATGGCGGCGTCACTTCGGCTGCCGAGCTCAAGCGCATAGCGGAGGTGGCTGAGAAGTATCAAGTGCGCATGATCAAACTGACCGGGGGACAGCGGATCGATCTTCTGGGTGTCAGCAAAGAGGATTTGCCTAACATCTGGTCAGAATTGGGGATGCCTTCCGGGTATGCTTACGGCAAGGCCATTCGTACGGTCAAAACATGTGTGGGCTCCGATTTTTGCCGGTTTGGAACGCAAAACTCGATTCAACTAGGCATCGACATCGAGAAAAATTTTGAGCGACTGCAAACTCCGGCAAAAGTTAAAATGGCCGTTTCCGCCTGTCCGCGCAATTGTGCCGAATCAGGCATCAAGGACTTAGGGGTTGTCGGTGTGGATGGCGGCTGGGAAATCTATGTCGGCGGCAACGGCGGCGTGAAACTGCGGGCTGCAGATCTGCTTTGCAAGGTAAAAACGACCGCAGAGGTGCTGGACATTGCAGGTGCCTACCTGCAGTATTATCGCGAAACAGGCAAGTACGGCGAGCGAACATCGGAGTGGGTAGAAAGATTGGGACTTGAATCGATCAGAAACGCTGTCGTTGAGGATCACGAACAGCGCACACAGCTGCTCGCACGGATCGAGGTTGCCCTGGCGCAATGGAGTGATCCGTGGCAGGAAGTGATCAGCAGCGAGTCGATTCGCAGCAGATTTTATCAAGGGACAGAGGTGACGTCCCATTCCTGA
- a CDS encoding GGDEF domain-containing protein: MRYKGRTTAVSLAIFTHSLFVVYFTYSLGGPVHPVGILGYPVWFFLAYWIGRKFDQAAFLAEKDMLTNLYNRRYMIQSFAKLTAAANKAGKKCFVLMIDCDNFKSINDRYGHQTGDEVLVTIGEVLIQFAGKNDLVARWGGDEFLWIGHYSSEERLRQILQAVEHDLLVMTEVLKIPVSLSIGTAIYPDQDDDLHGLIKIADRNMYRCKTKKSKCHER; the protein is encoded by the coding sequence ATGAGATACAAAGGAAGGACTACAGCAGTCAGTCTGGCCATCTTCACCCATTCTCTTTTTGTGGTCTACTTCACCTATTCCTTAGGAGGACCAGTGCATCCAGTAGGGATACTCGGTTATCCCGTATGGTTCTTTTTGGCCTACTGGATAGGGAGGAAGTTCGATCAAGCAGCATTTCTGGCGGAAAAAGACATGCTCACCAATTTGTATAATCGCAGGTACATGATTCAATCATTCGCCAAATTGACTGCTGCTGCCAACAAAGCTGGAAAAAAGTGCTTTGTCTTGATGATCGATTGCGACAATTTCAAATCGATCAATGACCGATATGGCCACCAAACGGGCGACGAAGTGCTGGTAACAATTGGCGAGGTGCTGATTCAATTTGCAGGCAAGAACGATTTGGTCGCCCGCTGGGGAGGCGATGAGTTCCTATGGATCGGGCACTACTCGAGTGAAGAGAGATTGCGACAGATACTCCAAGCAGTGGAACACGATTTGTTGGTGATGACAGAGGTACTGAAAATTCCGGTTTCTCTCTCGATTGGTACGGCGATCTATCCCGATCAAGATGACGATCTGCATGGCTTGATCAAGATTGCCGACCGCAACATGTATCGCTGCAAGACAAAAAAATCGAAGTGTCACGAGAGGTGA
- a CDS encoding ANTAR domain-containing response regulator, with protein MIHSILIITESLPVQPIAESLQSAAYSVTHVTMKEETAKYMAEVQAIVVAAPFASFSTIGRPLYERCDMPLFWWCGEQQSLPDAAAAITCDGLLFPTMNSQQIKWTFQVGATHYAQRLQFEQERRYLQLRLEERKWIDQAKRILCELKKFSEDEAYSFLRQQAMNERKKMVDVARSIVNVYRLIHDEPAKRGK; from the coding sequence TTGATACACTCCATCCTGATCATTACCGAGTCTCTGCCCGTTCAGCCCATCGCCGAAAGTCTGCAATCTGCAGCATACTCGGTAACACATGTCACGATGAAAGAAGAGACTGCAAAATACATGGCAGAAGTGCAGGCCATCGTCGTTGCTGCCCCATTTGCCTCCTTCTCCACCATCGGTCGCCCGCTATATGAACGTTGTGACATGCCTCTCTTCTGGTGGTGCGGCGAACAACAATCTCTGCCCGATGCAGCAGCCGCCATCACCTGCGACGGCTTACTCTTTCCCACGATGAATTCACAGCAGATCAAATGGACGTTTCAGGTTGGCGCCACTCATTATGCGCAGCGATTGCAGTTTGAACAGGAGCGGAGGTATTTGCAGCTTCGTCTCGAGGAGCGAAAATGGATCGATCAAGCTAAGCGTATTCTCTGTGAATTAAAGAAATTCTCTGAAGATGAGGCATATTCCTTCTTGCGCCAACAAGCGATGAACGAACGAAAAAAAATGGTGGATGTAGCGCGCTCGATTGTCAATGTGTATCGGCTGATTCACGACGAACCCGCGAAAAGGGGGAAGTGA